aaaaaaaaaaacaggggagggaggaCGGAATACTCTTCTTCCAAACGCTTTACAAAGATGACACGGGGTGAATAAAGacacctttcttttcagtgtccaCACAGATTTGGAATAGATTACCTACCTCTGATTTCTGTAAAGTTCCCAccgagttatttttcttctttttaaatgcagcaatCTCGCTGTCTTTAAGTTTAAGaatcttctgttgctgttccatcTTAAGCTGAAGTTCCtatgaacaaaaacaaacaaacaaaactttctttctgcctctatcagtgtgtttttcaaacacatttaatgACAGAATCTACACAatcatgaaatcagaaatattgaacATGCAAAATTGCACGCAAAATTGCAACTCAGGGCTAGACATCAcataataacatttaaaaacatagctgaagagaaaggaagaatgaagatttctgtgaaaatacttatacacaatttcttcagtgtcaagTAAGCAATTACTTCAAAGGACAAAATCTGGTAGTACAGTACATtgcctttgggaaaacaaaggtcAAACTGGTTGATCTTATTCTTTGtcataaggaaacagaaagaatccTGCTTTAATTTGTAGCTGGTCCCGCTGAAGCTCTGCTTctagttgcttctttttttcactcTCCTCACGCAGTCTTTTCTCTAGCAGGGTCTGCTGATGCTTCATCTGAGCCACGTTCTGCTCAAGTTCTATTGCTCGTTTGTCACTTTGGTTAGATAGAGAAGCCAGATTCTTAGTgtcttgcttcttcttctgtaaggcctgaatgttcatggaaaatttcagcttaacaacaggaaaacttaaaactaaaacctgaCTCAGGTTAATTCTCTATTTCACTGAGTTAGGACAGTGAGCAAGACTTGCTACACTTTGCCCCAACAATCACACATTATTTCTAAGGTCTCTGAGCCTTCGTAAAATCATCAAAGACAGAACTATCTAACTACTTAGTTGTTAAATAGTAGTGGGTATAACTGTGTGAAGGTTCTCATTGGCTACTTCAATCCAACTAGCTTCAATTGTGGGAAGCTGGTGAGAGTTTCACAAGCAGAGTGTACGGATTTCAAAGGTGATGCTGAGACAGGAATTTGCAAATCCTAATGGTCAGATTGGAAATACCTGCACTTTCAGCTTAGCTGCATCCATCTTCTTTCGGAACTCTTTTTGTAGCTTGGCTTTCTCAGGAAGCTCTCTCAGCTCCTtattctccagctcctgaagctgtttttcagtttcGGCCAGTTCCATTTTGGCCTGCTCGGATTCTTGCTCCGGTTTAGTTATCTTCAAAGAATATTGCCTGCTTACACACTCTGCATCCTTACCTTAAAGACATCATatccaaatagttttaaaacagcaagatAATAATTTGCAATGTATTACTTAAACCTGTAATTGAATCGTTACTTACTTCATCCTGATTAAACCAAaaatttctgagacattttccaaacctaaacaaacagctcccttataacactgaaatatagATGAACGAAGGAATCTTAAATCTGAACTCTTCATAAATCGTCtgatgtcaccaaagaaagtaaCACCTGAGTGCCACATCAAGTGAAAATTTTCTGCCTACTGCAGTCCTTGACAAAATAGCTTGCCTGTATTATtatggtttttttgttgttgttgttgttttgcttttgtttgtttgtttgtttgtttttccccagaagaatatgctacatatttctcagctttcaaCTTGGTAATCAGCAAAAAACTCTCGATTGTGTTTCTACTGATTTGCCCTGTTCGGGCAATCTGATTTGCTCTGTTTGGGATTCCGTAAGTACTGTTACTGGGGGCGCACAATGTTTCTCAATGCCAAAAGACTGCCTCAGGAGAATATGTACACACTAGAAGAGTGTGATTGAAACAGGTAAGCACAGATCTGTAGGGTCATCATAATGATAAGTTTCTGGCAAGCATATATATATCAGGACAGGTGTGTAATGATATAGGCTAACAGGGACACTGaccttttccctcatccacttctGACTCCTGCTTCTCTACTGCTATGATGGCAATGCAAGCATTCCCAGCACAGTGTCGTATCTTCTCTCCTATCCCAGACACTGGGTGACAAACACATGTCCATGAAGAGATCAGTTGCACTAAGCATACGTGAAAAATTACACTATAGGTGGATGAACACAATAagccacaaaacacaaaaaaatatttaacaaacaaatctgCAGATCACAGCTGAGTAGGACACAATAAAAATTTGCAGCCTTCAATGCACTCATAGCAAGTAATTCATAGAAGTTAGGAAACTGTAAGTTACCAGAAGTATTCCCGCAGAAGAAAATTACCCGAAAACTAAGATATGCAGGTCTTCAgaagttttctgtcttttttcttgcttatttccgaatgtcttcatttcagtttttcagtcaCTTACCTGTTCTTACTAATTCCTTAATaagttcttctttcattttgatgtgAAGTGCAAGTTCTCTCATTTTTTGCTTGGCCTCAGTGAGTCTCAACTCTGAATTCTTTAACTTCTGCATgttaaaaacatgacttttctGGAGGCAGTCGATTTCTtcaccttgaaagaaaacaaagcaatgtggagaccaaaaaaaaaaaaggaataaaaaaggaataaaaggaatacaCTCTTTAGCCAAAAGACAG
This region of Anas platyrhynchos isolate ZD024472 breed Pekin duck chromosome Z, IASCAAS_PekinDuck_T2T, whole genome shotgun sequence genomic DNA includes:
- the LOC140000670 gene encoding kinesin-like protein KIF27 isoform X5, translated to MVEQQILIDQLKEKLEKLMVVKTWDFSSACGDGPAVTASARRPYSVPLLKSMLHSLYPSSGTETGKVYTSPPAFSLARMMAGFRARSQMILSYIEDQDEVLHCHLSDQSDEEKENTDSQKHSINQRWTRKQASPCFPFEQSDMKCQVDKSSLCDKSVPQTDTATGEEIDCLQKSHVFNMQKLKNSELRLTEAKQKMRELALHIKMKEELIKELVRTVQLISSWTCVCHPVSGIGEKIRHCAGNACIAIIAVEKQESEVDEGKGKDAECVSRQYSLKITKPEQESEQAKMELAETEKQLQELENKELRELPEKAKLQKEFRKKMDAAKLKVQELQLKMEQQQKILKLKDSEIAAFKKKKNNSVGTLQKSEALNKDSMKLSTA
- the LOC140000670 gene encoding kinesin-like protein KIF27 isoform X4: MVEQQILIDQLKEKLEKLMVVKTWDFSSACGDGPAVTASARRPYSVPLLKSMLHSLYPSSGTETGKVYTSPPAFSLARMMAGFRARSQMILSYIEDQDEVLHCHLSDQSDEEKENTDSQKHSINQRWTRKQASPCFPFEQSDMKCQVDKSSLCDKSVPQTDTATGEEIDCLQKSHVFNMQKLKNSELRLTEAKQKMRELALHIKMKEELIKELVRTVQLISSWTCVCHPVSGIGEKIRHCAGNACIAIIAVEKQESEVDEGKGKDAECVSRQYSLKITKPEQESEQAKMELAETEKQLQELENKELRELPEKAKLQKEFRKKMDAAKLKVQELQLKMEQQQKILKLKDSEIAAFKKKKNNSVGTLQKSEHHSFSSQCVFPPILVLGKNHAMRMG